The Agromyces mangrovi genome contains a region encoding:
- a CDS encoding MarR family winged helix-turn-helix transcriptional regulator: MQRRTRDDMDMNETDLRALRMVIRAEQEHRELSSAELARALDVSTAATTKLVGRLVKTGYLSRTPHPVDRRVQLLRSRPGAHARIRETLGRMHREMLEIASALAPAEQRAVAGFLDRMSDLYDAALLTGSSREQRAEAPGGA; encoded by the coding sequence ATGCAGCGACGCACACGCGACGACATGGACATGAACGAGACCGACCTCCGGGCGCTCCGCATGGTCATCCGAGCCGAGCAGGAACATCGCGAGCTCTCGAGCGCCGAACTCGCCCGCGCGCTCGACGTCAGCACGGCGGCGACCACGAAACTGGTCGGGCGGCTCGTGAAGACGGGCTACCTCTCGCGCACGCCGCACCCGGTCGATCGGCGCGTGCAACTGCTCAGGTCGCGACCGGGCGCCCACGCGCGCATCCGCGAGACGCTGGGCCGGATGCACCGCGAGATGCTCGAGATCGCGAGCGCCCTCGCGCCGGCGGAGCAGCGCGCGGTCGCGGGCTTCCTCGACCGCATGTCCGACCTGTACGACGCGGCGCTGCTGACGGGATCGAGCCGGGAGCAACGGGCGGAGGCGCCGGGCGGCGCCTGA
- a CDS encoding NUDIX domain-containing protein, translating into MSGRSGDAWVYGPDGTRFWGRYGAAGLLLHDPARGVLLQHRAEWSHHGGTWGIPGGARHEGEGPVDAAVREAGEEAGVPGASVRVRFTSVVDLGFWSYTTVVAEATRPVEPVIGDAESLELAWVPVDRVDSLALHPAFAAAWPGLRERIGQDAP; encoded by the coding sequence GTGAGCGGACGCAGTGGCGATGCCTGGGTCTACGGACCCGACGGCACCCGGTTCTGGGGGCGCTACGGCGCGGCCGGGCTGCTGCTGCACGATCCCGCTCGCGGCGTGCTGCTCCAGCACCGGGCGGAGTGGAGCCATCACGGGGGCACCTGGGGCATCCCGGGCGGCGCGCGCCACGAGGGCGAGGGTCCCGTCGACGCCGCCGTGCGCGAGGCGGGGGAGGAGGCCGGGGTGCCCGGGGCATCCGTTCGCGTGCGATTCACCTCGGTCGTCGACCTCGGCTTCTGGTCGTACACCACCGTCGTGGCCGAGGCGACCCGGCCGGTCGAGCCCGTCATCGGGGATGCGGAGAGCCTCGAGCTCGCGTGGGTGCCCGTCGACCGCGTCGACTCCCTCGCGCTCCACCCGGCGTTCGCCGCCGCCTGGCCCGGCCTGCGGGAGCGGATCGGCCAGGACGCTCCCTGA
- a CDS encoding CDP-alcohol phosphatidyltransferase family protein, with the protein MLRLALVPVFLGLIVAGLDIAALVVLVVASLTDLLDGYLARRLGQVTRLGQLLDPAADRLYIFAALLGLAFRDLVPWWIVAVIVARDVGIVLLGIVLANHGYGPLPVHLLGKVATFALFFGLPVILLGIAFPAVNAVSAPVGWAITLWGAFLYWWAGVIYALETRRVIRIPRVSDVRGSDTLEDQGG; encoded by the coding sequence ATGCTCCGGCTGGCACTCGTCCCGGTCTTCCTCGGCCTCATCGTCGCCGGCCTGGACATCGCGGCACTCGTCGTGCTCGTCGTCGCGAGCCTGACGGACCTGCTCGACGGCTACCTCGCACGTCGTCTCGGCCAGGTCACCCGGCTGGGCCAGCTGCTCGACCCGGCCGCCGACCGGCTCTACATCTTCGCCGCGCTGCTCGGACTCGCCTTCCGCGACCTCGTGCCGTGGTGGATCGTCGCCGTGATCGTCGCGCGCGACGTCGGCATCGTGCTGCTCGGCATCGTGCTCGCCAACCACGGATACGGGCCCCTGCCCGTGCACCTGCTCGGCAAGGTCGCGACCTTCGCCCTCTTCTTCGGGCTGCCGGTGATCCTGCTCGGCATCGCATTCCCCGCGGTGAATGCAGTCAGCGCGCCGGTCGGCTGGGCGATCACGCTGTGGGGCGCCTTCCTGTACTGGTGGGCGGGAGTGATCTACGCGCTCGAGACACGTCGGGTCATCCGCATTCCGCGGGTGTCCGACGTCCGCGGATCCGATACGCTGGAAGACCAGGGAGGTTAG
- a CDS encoding FHA domain-containing protein encodes MTEPGAPTPGDSAATAPEGVDSTIGFSREAAAQLTQLDAAVSAEEQEAIAALPSGSALLIVRRGPNSGARFLLDADVTTVGRHPDADIFLDDVTVSRKHAEFLRHRTAFEVKDLGSLNGTYFDGVRIETALLSDGAEVQVGKYRLTFYASRLDLAPVASQ; translated from the coding sequence ATGACCGAACCCGGTGCACCGACGCCCGGTGACTCCGCAGCGACCGCACCCGAGGGTGTCGACTCGACCATCGGCTTCAGCCGGGAGGCGGCCGCGCAGCTGACACAGCTCGACGCCGCCGTCTCGGCGGAGGAGCAGGAGGCGATCGCGGCGCTGCCGTCGGGTTCCGCGCTGCTCATCGTGCGACGCGGCCCGAACTCGGGCGCGCGGTTCCTCCTCGACGCCGACGTCACCACCGTCGGCCGGCACCCCGACGCCGACATCTTCCTCGACGACGTGACGGTCTCGCGCAAGCACGCCGAGTTCCTGCGCCACCGCACCGCGTTCGAGGTCAAGGACCTCGGTTCGCTGAACGGCACGTACTTCGACGGCGTCCGCATCGAGACCGCCCTCCTGAGCGACGGAGCCGAGGTGCAGGTCGGCAAGTACCGGCTCACCTTCTACGCCTCGCGACTCGACCTGGCGCCCGTGGCGAGCCAGTAG
- the ftsR gene encoding transcriptional regulator FtsR, which translates to MPRSAASTRTDGDALLGIGQVLARLTPEFPDLTPSKLRFLEEQGLITPARSESGYRKFCEDDVARITLILSMQRDHYLPLKVIRTYLDDQDAGRNPQLPVPESLPTILDRSRRLGRDELVREADADRALLDEAVAASLLPAASTYGEEALVVLRCLAELRTVGIEPRHLRGLRSAAERETVLIQNAVEPIHRRGAASSRAGAAERALEIAAHLESVRTSLIRAAIVRQYR; encoded by the coding sequence GTGCCGCGGTCCGCCGCATCCACCCGCACGGACGGCGACGCCCTCCTGGGCATCGGCCAGGTGCTCGCGCGCCTGACGCCCGAGTTCCCCGACCTGACGCCGTCCAAGCTGCGCTTCCTCGAGGAACAGGGCCTCATCACGCCCGCCCGTTCGGAGTCGGGCTACCGCAAGTTCTGCGAGGACGACGTCGCGCGCATCACGCTCATCCTGTCGATGCAGCGCGACCACTACCTGCCGCTGAAGGTCATCCGCACCTACCTCGACGACCAGGACGCCGGGCGCAACCCGCAGCTGCCGGTGCCCGAGTCGCTGCCGACCATCCTCGACCGGTCGCGCCGGCTCGGCCGCGACGAACTCGTGCGCGAGGCCGACGCCGACCGCGCCCTGCTCGACGAGGCCGTGGCCGCGTCGCTGCTGCCCGCCGCGTCCACGTACGGCGAGGAGGCGCTCGTGGTGCTGCGGTGTCTCGCCGAGCTGCGAACGGTCGGCATCGAGCCGCGTCACCTGCGCGGCCTGCGGTCGGCCGCCGAGCGCGAGACCGTGCTGATCCAGAACGCGGTCGAGCCGATCCACCGCCGTGGTGCCGCGTCCAGCCGCGCCGGCGCGGCGGAGCGCGCCCTCGAGATCGCCGCGCACCTCGAGTCGGTGCGCACGAGCCTCATCCGGGCGGCGATCGTCCGGCAGTACCGCTGA
- a CDS encoding pyruvate carboxylase: MFTKILVANRGEIAIRAFRAAYELGAKTVAVFPYEDRNSLHRLKADEAYQIGEPGHPVRAYLDVSEIIRVAVEAGADAIYPGYGFLSENPELAQAAEDAGITFIGPGRSVLEMAGNKVTAKEHAIAAGVPVLASTPPSTDVDELVAGAEQIGFPVFAKAVAGGGGRGMRRVNSADELRPALEEAMREADSAFGDPTMFIEQAVLRPRHIEVQVLADADGETVHLFERDCSVQRRHQKVIEIAPAPNLSQEIRERLYADAIAFAKSIGYVNAGTVEFLLDTAGERAGQHVFIEMNPRIQVEHTVTEEVTDVDLVVSQMRIASGERLAQLGLMQDAIRLRGAALQCRITTEDPTAGFRPDTGKITTYRSPGGAGIRLDGGTINPGAQISPHFDSMLAKLSCRGRDYPAAVARAKRALAEFRIRGVSTNIPFLQAVLDDPSFVAGDLSTSFIDERPQLLRGRQSKDRGTKIMNWLADVTVNQPNGAAPTAVAPAEKLPPLDLAQEPVAGSRQRLLELGPAGFASALRAQTALAVTETTFRDAHQSLLATRVRTKDLVAVAPYVARMTPELLSVEAWGGATYDVALRFLGEDPWERLAALREALPNVAIQMLLRGRNTVGYTPYPTAVTDAFVHEAAATGVDIFRIFDALNDVSQMRPAIDAVLATGGSVAEVAVCYTADLLDPAETLYTLDYYLRLADEIVEAGAHVLAIKDMAGLLRPAAAERLVSALRERFDLPVHVHTHDTAGGQLATLLAASRAGADAVDVASAPMAGTTSQPSASALVAALAHTERDTGISLEAISDLEPYWEAVRRVYSPFESGLPGPTGRVYRHEIPGGQLSNLRQQAIALGLADDFELIEDMYAAANAILGRVPKVTPSSKVVGDLALHLAAVKADPADFEANPERYDIPDSVVGFMAGELGDLPGGWPEPFRSKVLAGRDVRVGVAELTSDESAALDAGGTERRAMLNQLLFPAPTRQFEQIRELFGDLSVVDTLDYLYGLQPGSEHVIEMERGVRLYAGLEAIGEVDEKGMRTVMTTLNGQLRPVFVRDRSITVESRAAEKADASQPGHVAAPFSGVVTLQVEEGAEIAPGQAVASIEAMKMEAAITSPVAGVVERLAIPRTQQVEAGDLIVVVRPR; the protein is encoded by the coding sequence ATGTTCACGAAGATCTTGGTGGCCAATCGCGGAGAGATCGCCATTCGGGCGTTCCGGGCGGCCTACGAGCTGGGGGCCAAGACGGTCGCCGTCTTCCCCTACGAGGACCGCAACTCGCTGCACCGCCTGAAGGCGGACGAGGCCTACCAGATCGGTGAACCGGGCCACCCCGTGCGCGCCTACCTGGACGTGTCCGAGATCATCCGGGTCGCGGTCGAGGCGGGTGCCGACGCCATCTACCCGGGGTACGGGTTCCTCTCCGAGAACCCCGAGCTGGCGCAGGCTGCGGAGGACGCCGGCATCACCTTCATCGGCCCCGGCCGGTCGGTGCTCGAGATGGCCGGCAACAAGGTCACCGCCAAGGAGCACGCGATCGCCGCGGGCGTGCCCGTGCTCGCGTCGACGCCGCCGTCGACCGACGTGGACGAGCTCGTCGCCGGCGCCGAGCAGATCGGGTTCCCGGTCTTCGCCAAGGCGGTCGCCGGCGGCGGCGGACGCGGCATGCGCCGGGTGAACTCGGCCGACGAGCTCCGCCCGGCCCTCGAGGAGGCCATGCGCGAGGCCGACAGCGCGTTCGGCGACCCGACGATGTTCATCGAGCAGGCCGTGCTGCGGCCGCGCCACATCGAGGTGCAGGTGCTGGCGGATGCCGACGGCGAGACCGTGCACCTCTTCGAGCGCGACTGCTCGGTGCAGCGCAGGCACCAGAAGGTCATCGAGATCGCGCCCGCCCCGAACCTCTCCCAGGAGATCCGCGAGCGGCTCTACGCCGATGCGATCGCGTTCGCCAAGTCGATCGGCTACGTGAACGCGGGCACTGTGGAGTTCCTGCTCGACACCGCCGGCGAGCGTGCCGGCCAGCACGTGTTCATCGAGATGAACCCCCGCATCCAGGTCGAGCACACCGTGACCGAGGAGGTCACCGATGTCGACCTCGTCGTCTCGCAGATGCGCATCGCGTCGGGCGAGCGGCTCGCCCAGCTCGGCCTCATGCAGGACGCGATCCGCCTGCGCGGCGCGGCGCTCCAGTGCCGCATCACGACCGAGGACCCGACGGCCGGATTCCGCCCCGACACCGGCAAGATCACGACCTACCGCTCGCCCGGCGGCGCGGGGATCCGCCTCGACGGCGGCACCATCAACCCGGGCGCGCAGATCAGCCCGCACTTCGACTCGATGCTCGCGAAGCTCAGCTGCCGCGGGCGCGACTACCCGGCCGCGGTCGCCCGTGCGAAGCGCGCCCTCGCCGAGTTCCGCATCCGCGGCGTCTCCACGAACATCCCCTTCCTCCAGGCCGTGCTCGACGACCCCTCGTTCGTCGCGGGCGACCTCAGCACCTCGTTCATCGACGAGCGGCCCCAGCTCCTGCGCGGCCGCCAGTCGAAGGACCGCGGGACGAAGATCATGAACTGGCTCGCCGACGTGACGGTGAACCAGCCGAACGGAGCGGCGCCCACGGCCGTCGCGCCCGCCGAGAAGCTGCCGCCGCTCGACCTCGCGCAGGAGCCCGTCGCCGGATCGCGGCAGCGCCTGCTCGAGCTCGGCCCGGCCGGGTTCGCATCCGCGCTGCGCGCGCAGACCGCGCTCGCGGTCACCGAGACGACCTTCCGCGACGCGCACCAGTCGCTGCTCGCGACCCGCGTGCGCACCAAGGACCTCGTCGCGGTCGCGCCCTACGTGGCGCGCATGACCCCCGAGCTGCTCTCGGTCGAGGCATGGGGCGGCGCCACCTACGACGTCGCGCTGCGCTTCCTCGGCGAGGACCCGTGGGAACGGCTCGCCGCACTGCGCGAGGCGCTGCCGAACGTCGCGATCCAGATGCTGCTCCGCGGGCGGAACACCGTCGGCTACACGCCGTACCCGACCGCCGTGACCGACGCCTTCGTGCACGAGGCGGCGGCGACCGGCGTCGACATCTTCCGCATCTTCGACGCGCTCAACGACGTCTCGCAGATGCGCCCCGCGATCGACGCGGTGCTCGCCACGGGCGGTTCGGTCGCCGAGGTCGCCGTCTGCTACACGGCCGACCTGCTCGACCCGGCCGAGACGCTCTACACGCTCGACTACTACCTGCGCCTCGCCGACGAGATCGTCGAGGCGGGCGCGCACGTCCTCGCGATCAAGGACATGGCGGGCCTCCTGCGTCCGGCGGCGGCCGAGCGCCTCGTGTCGGCGCTCCGCGAGCGCTTCGACCTGCCGGTGCACGTGCACACGCACGACACCGCGGGCGGCCAGCTCGCCACCCTCCTCGCCGCCAGTCGCGCGGGCGCCGACGCGGTCGACGTCGCGAGCGCGCCCATGGCCGGCACGACCAGCCAGCCGTCGGCCTCGGCGCTCGTCGCCGCCCTCGCGCACACCGAGCGCGACACCGGCATCTCCCTCGAGGCGATCTCCGACCTCGAGCCGTACTGGGAGGCCGTGCGCCGCGTCTACTCGCCGTTCGAGTCGGGCCTGCCCGGGCCCACGGGTCGCGTCTACCGCCACGAGATCCCGGGCGGGCAGCTGTCGAACCTGCGCCAGCAGGCCATCGCGCTCGGCCTCGCCGACGACTTCGAGCTCATCGAGGACATGTACGCGGCGGCGAATGCGATCCTCGGCCGGGTGCCGAAGGTGACGCCGTCGTCGAAGGTGGTCGGCGACCTGGCGCTGCACCTCGCGGCGGTCAAGGCCGACCCGGCCGACTTCGAGGCGAACCCGGAGCGCTACGACATCCCCGACTCGGTCGTCGGGTTCATGGCGGGCGAGCTGGGCGACCTGCCGGGCGGATGGCCGGAGCCGTTCCGCTCGAAGGTGCTCGCCGGGCGCGACGTGCGCGTCGGGGTCGCGGAGCTCACGAGCGATGAGTCGGCGGCGCTCGATGCGGGCGGCACGGAGCGACGGGCCATGCTCAACCAGCTGCTGTTCCCGGCGCCGACGCGCCAGTTCGAGCAGATCCGCGAGCTGTTCGGCGACCTGTCGGTCGTCGACACGCTCGACTACCTGTACGGACTCCAGCCCGGCAGCGAGCACGTCATCGAGATGGAGCGGGGCGTGCGCCTCTACGCCGGCCTCGAGGCCATCGGCGAGGTCGACGAGAAGGGCATGCGCACCGTCATGACCACGCTCAACGGCCAGCTCCGCCCGGTGTTCGTGCGCGACCGCAGCATCACGGTCGAGTCGCGTGCGGCGGAGAAGGCGGACGCCTCGCAGCCCGGCCACGTCGCTGCGCCCTTCTCGGGCGTCGTGACCCTGCAGGTCGAGGAGGGCGCCGAGATCGCTCCGGGACAGGCCGTCGCGTCGATCGAGGCGATGAAGATGGAGGCCGCGATCACCTCGCCCGTCGCGGGCGTGGTCGAGCGGCTGGCCATCCCGCGCACCCAGCAGGTCGAGGCGGGCGACCTCATCGTGGTGGTGCGGCCGCGATAG
- a CDS encoding MinD/ParA family ATP-binding protein, with amino-acid sequence MADDRNDTETDRSGAGTDHRGGASARTGAHSSRLPERLTIQVDLPPAPVREIPEDEAAVAIDDVAVNPGELEGRATPTQSIPLASAESARRLGARESSPYRALLAADERRERERERAAVAQLDADEPAELEPAVPADLPETSDSLTPDRLIDTHRAGRPAPQGGLNRFLYEASFHTINLGDSAKVRAHKAMNTRIQRRFLGGARFVPVLTRKGGVGKTTVTTLLGMALANAREDRVIAIDANPDRGTLAERVDRQTRETVRDVVGKASTIGGYTDFSRFVSRDGTRLDILASDTDPNLSEAFDDNDYNVVANLAARYYSMVLTDCGTGIVHSVMRATLQRADAIVVVSGGSVDEARLASETLTWLESNGFGDLVKNAVVAINLATQGTHLVKVDEIEAHFQSRVREIVRIPYDPQLAAGSVVHWDQLRPITREAARELAALVVEGIPEERVR; translated from the coding sequence GTGGCCGACGACCGGAACGACACCGAGACGGACCGCAGCGGGGCGGGCACGGACCACCGGGGCGGCGCGTCCGCGCGCACCGGTGCGCACTCGTCGCGCCTGCCCGAGCGGCTGACGATCCAGGTCGACCTGCCGCCCGCGCCGGTGCGCGAGATCCCGGAGGACGAGGCCGCCGTCGCCATCGACGACGTCGCGGTCAACCCCGGCGAGCTCGAGGGGCGTGCGACGCCGACCCAGTCGATCCCGCTCGCATCGGCCGAGAGCGCCCGACGCCTCGGCGCGCGGGAGTCCTCGCCGTACCGCGCGCTCCTCGCCGCGGACGAGCGGCGCGAGCGGGAGCGGGAACGCGCCGCCGTCGCCCAGCTCGACGCCGACGAACCCGCCGAGCTCGAGCCGGCCGTCCCGGCGGACCTGCCCGAGACCTCCGACTCGCTCACGCCCGACCGGCTCATCGACACGCACCGCGCGGGCCGACCGGCACCGCAGGGCGGCCTGAACCGGTTCCTCTACGAGGCGTCGTTCCACACCATCAACCTCGGCGACTCCGCCAAGGTGCGCGCCCACAAGGCGATGAACACGCGCATCCAGCGCCGGTTCCTCGGCGGAGCGCGCTTCGTGCCGGTGCTGACGCGCAAGGGCGGGGTCGGCAAGACGACCGTCACGACGCTGCTGGGCATGGCGCTCGCGAACGCCCGCGAGGACCGGGTGATCGCCATCGACGCGAACCCCGACCGTGGCACGCTCGCCGAGCGCGTCGACCGGCAGACGCGCGAGACCGTGCGCGACGTCGTCGGCAAGGCGTCGACCATCGGCGGCTACACCGACTTCTCGCGCTTCGTCTCCCGCGACGGCACGCGCCTCGACATCCTCGCGTCCGACACCGACCCGAACCTGTCCGAGGCGTTCGACGACAACGACTACAACGTGGTCGCGAACCTCGCCGCGCGGTACTACTCGATGGTGCTGACCGACTGCGGCACCGGCATCGTGCATTCGGTGATGCGAGCGACGCTGCAGCGCGCCGACGCGATCGTCGTCGTGTCGGGCGGCAGCGTCGACGAGGCGCGCCTCGCCTCGGAGACGCTCACCTGGCTCGAGTCGAACGGTTTCGGCGACCTCGTGAAGAATGCGGTCGTCGCGATCAACCTCGCGACGCAGGGCACCCACCTCGTGAAGGTCGACGAGATCGAGGCGCACTTCCAGTCGCGCGTCCGCGAGATCGTGCGCATCCCGTACGACCCGCAGCTCGCGGCCGGCTCGGTCGTGCACTGGGACCAGCTGCGGCCGATCACGCGCGAGGCCGCACGCGAGCTGGCGGCGCTCGTCGTCGAGGGCATCCCCGAAGAGCGGGTACGCTGA
- a CDS encoding AMP-dependent synthetase/ligase: MTGRPAPTGAEGATVIQFDSPALVPADPEANATDLLVDRVAASPDAVLFSLPNGDSWSPVTTREFYDQVVALAKGFVAAGIEPGDKVGLMCKTRYEWTLIDFAMWFAGGVLVPVYETSSPSQVKWNLGDSGAVAAILETPDHFARFDEVHPELPDIRSVWQIDLGDLDKLVASGSEVPDEEIERRRKIAVGSDIATLIYTSGSTGKPKGCVLTHANFVELSRNAAVALKEVVMDPNGASTVLFITTAHVFARFIAVLCVHAGVRVGHQPDTKQLLPALGSFKPTFLLAVPRVFEKVYNVSEQKAETGGKGKIFRAAADAAVAYSKAGEAGSVPLGLRLKFAVLDRLVLSKLRAAMGGNVRYAVSGSAPLGPRLGHFYHALGITILEGYGLTETTAPATVNLAEKSKIGTVGPALPGVSVRLADDGEIQVKGINVFQEYWKNPEATAETFDGDWFKTGDIGSLDDDGFLTITGRKKEIIVTAGGKNVAPAALEDPIRANPLIGQVVVVGDQKPFISALVTLDPEMLPVWLNNHGEDAGMSIEDASTNPAVLAEVQRSIDQANEGVSRAESIRKFVILPTEFTEDSGHLTPKLSIKRNVIVADFADEIERMYLTTAPMTEGHSIAG, translated from the coding sequence ATGACGGGACGACCCGCCCCCACCGGTGCCGAAGGAGCTACCGTGATCCAATTCGATTCGCCCGCCCTCGTGCCCGCCGATCCCGAGGCAAACGCCACCGACCTGCTGGTCGACCGGGTCGCGGCGAGCCCCGACGCGGTGCTGTTCTCGCTGCCGAACGGCGACTCGTGGTCTCCCGTGACGACGCGGGAGTTCTACGACCAGGTCGTCGCCCTCGCGAAGGGCTTCGTCGCGGCGGGCATCGAGCCCGGCGACAAGGTCGGCCTCATGTGCAAGACGCGGTACGAGTGGACCCTCATCGACTTCGCGATGTGGTTCGCCGGCGGCGTGCTCGTCCCCGTCTACGAGACGAGCTCGCCCAGCCAGGTCAAGTGGAACCTCGGCGACTCGGGGGCCGTCGCCGCGATTCTCGAGACGCCCGACCACTTCGCGCGCTTCGACGAGGTGCACCCCGAGCTCCCCGACATCCGCTCGGTGTGGCAGATCGACCTCGGCGACCTCGACAAGCTCGTCGCGAGCGGCTCCGAGGTGCCCGACGAGGAGATCGAGCGCCGCCGGAAGATCGCGGTCGGCTCCGACATCGCCACGCTCATCTACACGTCGGGGTCGACGGGCAAGCCCAAGGGCTGCGTGCTCACCCACGCGAACTTCGTCGAGCTCTCCCGCAACGCCGCGGTCGCGCTCAAGGAGGTCGTGATGGACCCGAACGGCGCGTCGACCGTGCTGTTCATCACGACCGCGCACGTGTTCGCGCGCTTCATCGCGGTGCTCTGCGTGCACGCGGGCGTGCGCGTCGGCCACCAGCCCGACACGAAGCAGCTGCTGCCCGCGCTCGGGTCGTTCAAGCCCACATTCCTGCTCGCCGTGCCGCGCGTGTTCGAGAAGGTCTACAACGTCTCCGAGCAGAAGGCCGAGACCGGCGGCAAGGGCAAGATCTTCCGCGCCGCCGCAGACGCCGCGGTCGCGTACTCGAAGGCCGGCGAGGCCGGCTCGGTGCCGCTCGGCCTGCGGCTGAAGTTCGCCGTGCTCGACCGCCTCGTGCTGAGCAAGCTGCGTGCGGCGATGGGCGGCAACGTCCGCTACGCCGTCTCGGGGTCCGCCCCGCTCGGCCCGCGCCTCGGCCACTTCTACCACGCGCTCGGCATCACCATCCTCGAGGGCTACGGCCTCACCGAGACCACCGCGCCGGCCACGGTGAACCTCGCCGAGAAGTCGAAGATCGGCACGGTCGGCCCGGCGCTCCCGGGCGTCTCGGTGCGGCTCGCCGACGACGGCGAGATCCAGGTCAAGGGCATCAACGTCTTCCAGGAGTACTGGAAGAACCCCGAGGCCACCGCCGAGACGTTCGACGGCGACTGGTTCAAGACGGGCGACATCGGCTCGCTCGACGACGACGGCTTCCTCACGATCACCGGTCGCAAGAAGGAGATCATCGTGACCGCGGGCGGCAAGAACGTCGCGCCGGCCGCGCTCGAGGACCCGATCCGCGCGAACCCGCTCATCGGCCAGGTCGTCGTGGTCGGCGACCAGAAGCCGTTCATCTCGGCGCTCGTGACGCTCGACCCCGAGATGCTCCCCGTGTGGCTCAACAACCACGGCGAGGACGCGGGCATGAGCATCGAGGACGCCAGCACCAACCCGGCCGTCCTGGCCGAGGTGCAGCGCTCGATCGACCAGGCCAACGAGGGCGTCTCGCGTGCCGAGTCGATCCGCAAGTTCGTGATCCTCCCGACGGAGTTCACCGAGGACAGCGGGCACCTCACGCCGAAGCTCAGCATCAAGCGCAACGTGATCGTCGCCGACTTCGCCGACGAGATCGAGCGCATGTACCTGACGACGGCACCCATGACCGAGGGCCACTCGATCGCGGGCTGA
- a CDS encoding ROK family glucokinase — MHAIGIDIGGTKIAGAVVDELGAMVRQSRVPTPAGDVAGLEDAVVAMIRELADGTDPVAVGVAAAGFIDASQSVVYYAPNIDWRNEPFREKLEARVSLPVVIENDANAAGWAEFRFGAGRLVSDMCMLTIGTGVGGAIVASDTLFRGGFGAGAELGHMRLVPGGLPCGCGQRGCLEQYGSGRALMRMAGEIADGGGIGLGLARVRAERGKLDGRGVGDLIAEGDPGANAALRQLGGWIGQGCASLAAVLDPQLFVFGGGVSAAGERLLEPVRRAFVEHLPAQGYHPEPEFAIAELVNDAGVVGAADLARVWFQRRG; from the coding sequence GTGCACGCGATCGGCATCGACATCGGGGGCACCAAGATCGCCGGGGCGGTGGTCGACGAGCTCGGCGCGATGGTGCGCCAGTCGCGCGTCCCGACACCCGCAGGCGACGTCGCCGGCCTCGAGGATGCGGTCGTCGCCATGATCCGGGAGCTCGCGGACGGCACCGACCCGGTCGCGGTCGGCGTCGCCGCCGCGGGCTTCATCGACGCGTCGCAGTCGGTCGTCTACTACGCGCCGAACATCGACTGGCGCAACGAGCCCTTCCGGGAGAAGCTCGAGGCGCGCGTCTCGCTTCCCGTCGTGATCGAGAACGACGCCAACGCCGCCGGCTGGGCGGAGTTCCGCTTCGGCGCCGGGCGCCTCGTGAGCGACATGTGCATGCTCACGATCGGCACCGGCGTGGGCGGTGCGATCGTCGCGAGCGACACGCTCTTCCGCGGCGGGTTCGGCGCGGGCGCCGAGCTCGGCCACATGCGGCTCGTACCCGGCGGCCTGCCCTGCGGGTGCGGGCAGCGCGGATGCCTCGAGCAGTACGGGTCCGGCCGCGCCCTCATGCGCATGGCCGGCGAGATCGCCGACGGCGGCGGCATCGGCCTCGGGCTCGCGCGCGTGCGCGCCGAGCGCGGCAAGCTCGACGGGCGCGGCGTCGGCGACCTGATCGCCGAGGGCGACCCCGGTGCGAACGCCGCGCTGCGCCAGCTCGGCGGATGGATCGGCCAGGGCTGCGCGAGCCTCGCAGCGGTGCTCGACCCGCAGCTGTTCGTGTTCGGCGGTGGCGTGTCCGCGGCGGGCGAGCGCCTGCTCGAGCCGGTGCGCCGGGCCTTCGTCGAGCACCTCCCGGCACAGGGCTACCACCCCGAGCCCGAGTTCGCGATCGCCGAGCTGGTCAACGACGCCGGCGTGGTCGGCGCCGCCGACCTCGCGCGCGTGTGGTTCCAGCGGCGCGGCTGA